One genomic region from Streptomyces sp. Li-HN-5-11 encodes:
- a CDS encoding FadR/GntR family transcriptional regulator translates to MAVTDEAIEKIKAMIVSGALRPGDRLPKESELAAELGLSRNSLREAVRALSLIRILDVRQGDGTYVTSLDPQLLLEAMSFVVDFHRDDTVLEFLAVRRILEPAATAMAAGRISEQQLDALSAQLDALGDQPSVEDLVASDLEFHRGIVRSSGNSVLCSLLDGLSGPTTRARVWRGLTQEDAVGRTLHEHRAILGALRDRDAEAARSWATVHIASVEQWLRSTL, encoded by the coding sequence ATGGCGGTGACCGACGAGGCGATCGAGAAGATCAAGGCGATGATCGTCTCCGGCGCGCTGCGGCCCGGTGACCGGCTGCCCAAGGAGAGCGAGCTCGCCGCCGAACTCGGCCTGTCCCGCAACTCCCTGCGCGAGGCCGTGCGGGCCCTGTCGCTGATCCGGATCCTGGACGTGCGGCAGGGCGACGGCACCTACGTCACCAGCCTGGATCCCCAACTGCTGCTGGAGGCCATGAGCTTCGTCGTCGACTTCCACCGGGACGACACGGTGCTGGAGTTCCTCGCCGTGCGGCGCATCCTGGAGCCGGCCGCGACCGCGATGGCGGCCGGGCGCATCAGCGAGCAGCAACTCGACGCGCTGTCGGCCCAGTTGGATGCTCTCGGCGACCAGCCGTCGGTGGAGGATTTGGTCGCCAGCGATCTGGAGTTCCATCGCGGCATCGTGCGAAGCTCCGGCAACTCCGTGCTCTGCTCGCTCCTCGACGGCCTGTCCGGGCCCACCACGCGGGCGCGGGTCTGGCGCGGGCTGACCCAGGAGGACGCGGTCGGCCGCACGTTGCACGAGCACCGGGCGATCCTCGGCGCGCTGCGCGACCGGGACGCGGAGGCGGCCCGCTCGTGGGCGACGGTGCACATCGCGTCCGTGGAGCAGTGGCTGCGCTCGACCCTCTGA
- a CDS encoding LLM class F420-dependent oxidoreductase gives MQLGINLGYWGAGMDADNLAVAQEADRLGYAVCWAAEAYGSDAPTVLSWVAAQTERIDVGSAIFQIPARQPAMTAMTAATLDSLSGGRFRLGLGVSGPQVSEGWYGVKFDKPLARTREYVEIVRKAMTRERLTYDGEHWTLPLPGGPGKPIKLTVHPQREHIPLYIAAIGPKNLEQTGEIADGALLIFPSADHLEETTLRHLRVGREKAGLTMDGFDVCPTLPLAVGDDEDVARLADTFRPYTALYVGGMGSSKQNFYNQLARRMGYEKEAAEIQAKYLSGDKQGAAAAIPQELIDRTTLLGSVDRIADRMKAYAAAGVTTLSLAPAGFTLDERLASLRAGVEALERAGLA, from the coding sequence ATGCAGCTCGGGATCAACCTCGGCTACTGGGGCGCCGGAATGGACGCGGACAATCTGGCGGTGGCACAGGAGGCGGACCGGCTCGGGTACGCCGTGTGCTGGGCGGCCGAGGCCTACGGTTCGGACGCCCCCACCGTGCTCAGCTGGGTCGCGGCGCAGACCGAGCGCATCGACGTGGGCTCGGCCATCTTCCAGATCCCGGCCCGGCAGCCGGCCATGACGGCGATGACGGCCGCCACGCTGGACTCGCTGTCCGGCGGCCGCTTCCGCCTCGGCCTCGGCGTCTCCGGCCCGCAGGTCTCCGAGGGCTGGTACGGCGTCAAGTTCGACAAGCCGCTCGCCCGCACCCGCGAGTACGTCGAGATCGTCCGCAAGGCCATGACCCGCGAGCGGCTGACGTACGACGGCGAGCACTGGACGCTGCCGCTGCCCGGCGGACCCGGCAAGCCGATCAAGCTGACCGTGCACCCGCAGCGCGAGCACATCCCGCTGTACATCGCCGCCATCGGCCCGAAGAACCTGGAGCAGACCGGTGAGATCGCCGACGGGGCGCTGCTCATCTTCCCCTCCGCCGACCACCTGGAGGAGACCACGCTGCGGCATCTGCGCGTGGGGCGCGAGAAGGCCGGCCTGACCATGGACGGCTTCGACGTCTGCCCCACGCTGCCGCTCGCCGTCGGCGACGACGAGGACGTGGCCAGGCTCGCCGACACCTTCCGCCCCTACACCGCGCTGTACGTCGGCGGCATGGGCAGCAGCAAGCAGAACTTCTACAACCAGCTCGCCCGGCGCATGGGATACGAGAAGGAAGCGGCCGAGATCCAGGCCAAGTACCTCTCCGGCGACAAGCAGGGCGCGGCGGCCGCCATTCCGCAGGAGCTCATCGACCGGACCACGCTGCTCGGTTCCGTGGACCGCATCGCGGACCGGATGAAGGCCTACGCGGCGGCCGGCGTCACCACCCTCAGCCTCGCCCCGGCGGGCTTCACCCTGGACGAGCGGCTCGCCTCGCTCCGCGCCGGCGTCGAGGCCCTGGAGCGCGCCGGACTGGCCTGA
- a CDS encoding SCO1664 family protein, translated as MSAPERIPPRGVTPGAPAAELLARGELTVRGRIRDASNAALFCTVAHDGQEASCVYKPVAGERPLWDFPDGTLAEREVAAYEVSEATGWGLVPPTVLRDGPYGEGMVQLWIEASPEAELLALVDAEEPGPGWKAIGFAEVGEGRTALLVHADDERLRRMAVLDAVINNADRKGGHLLPTSDGRLYGIDHGVTFHVDDKLRTLLWGWAGEPLPAQALDVLKALKDALGDGGALAARLAGLITPAETDATRARVEALLASGRHPEPGGEWPAIPWPPV; from the coding sequence ATGTCCGCGCCAGAACGGATACCGCCGCGGGGCGTGACGCCCGGCGCGCCGGCCGCCGAGCTGCTCGCGCGCGGCGAGCTCACCGTACGCGGCCGCATCCGCGACGCCTCCAACGCGGCACTGTTCTGCACCGTCGCCCACGACGGCCAGGAGGCGTCCTGCGTGTACAAACCGGTCGCCGGGGAGCGCCCCCTGTGGGACTTCCCCGACGGCACCCTCGCCGAGCGCGAGGTGGCGGCCTACGAGGTGTCCGAGGCGACCGGCTGGGGCCTGGTGCCGCCCACCGTGCTGCGCGACGGCCCGTACGGCGAAGGCATGGTCCAGCTGTGGATCGAGGCGAGCCCGGAGGCCGAACTCCTCGCCCTCGTCGACGCCGAGGAACCCGGCCCCGGCTGGAAGGCGATCGGCTTCGCCGAGGTCGGCGAGGGCCGCACGGCGCTGCTCGTGCACGCCGACGACGAACGGCTGCGCCGCATGGCCGTGCTCGACGCGGTGATCAACAACGCCGACCGCAAGGGCGGCCACCTGCTGCCCACCTCCGACGGGCGGCTCTACGGCATCGACCACGGCGTCACCTTCCACGTCGACGACAAGCTGCGGACGCTGCTGTGGGGCTGGGCGGGCGAGCCGCTGCCCGCTCAGGCCCTCGACGTCCTCAAGGCCCTGAAGGACGCGCTGGGCGACGGCGGCGCCCTCGCGGCCCGGTTGGCCGGCCTGATCACGCCGGCCGAGACCGACGCCACACGCGCGCGTGTCGAGGCCCTGCTCGCCTCCGGCAGGCACCCGGAGCCCGGCGGCGAGTGGCCGGCGATCCCCTGGCCGCCGGTGTAG
- a CDS encoding PAC2 family protein has product MIELEGVPELIDPVMVAAFEGWNDAGDAASTAVAHLEREWKGEVFAALDAEDYYDFQVNRPTVFMDSGVRKITWPTTRLSVVRIGGEKPRDLVLVRGIEPSMRWRSFCNELLGFAHELGVELVVILGALLGDTPHTRPVPISGTTSDADLARRMDLEETKYEGPTGIVGVLQEACTHAGVPAVSLWAAVPHYVSQPPNPKATLALLNRLEDLLDLRIPLGELPEDARAWQVGVDQLAAEDSEVAEYVQTLEEARDTAELPEATGEAIAREFERYLRRRDGGGPSSGGHATADGGEGGPYRKDGPGGRTRPPKPPRPEAEADDADGADDGQSSED; this is encoded by the coding sequence GTGATCGAGCTCGAGGGGGTTCCCGAGCTGATCGACCCGGTCATGGTGGCCGCGTTCGAGGGCTGGAACGATGCCGGTGACGCCGCCTCCACCGCGGTCGCGCATCTGGAGCGGGAGTGGAAGGGCGAGGTGTTCGCGGCGCTGGACGCCGAGGACTACTACGACTTCCAGGTGAACCGCCCCACGGTGTTCATGGACAGCGGCGTGCGCAAGATCACGTGGCCGACGACCAGGTTGTCGGTGGTCCGGATCGGCGGCGAGAAACCGCGCGACCTGGTGCTGGTGCGCGGCATCGAACCGTCCATGCGCTGGCGCTCGTTCTGCAACGAGCTGCTCGGCTTCGCGCACGAGCTGGGCGTGGAGCTGGTGGTCATCCTGGGCGCTCTGCTCGGCGACACCCCGCACACGCGTCCGGTCCCGATCAGCGGGACCACGTCGGACGCGGACCTGGCCCGCCGCATGGACCTGGAGGAGACCAAGTACGAGGGTCCGACGGGCATCGTCGGGGTTCTGCAGGAGGCGTGCACGCACGCCGGTGTCCCGGCGGTGTCCCTGTGGGCGGCGGTCCCGCACTACGTCTCGCAGCCGCCGAACCCGAAGGCGACGCTGGCGCTGCTGAACCGTCTTGAGGACCTGCTCGACCTGCGTATCCCGCTGGGCGAGCTGCCGGAGGACGCGCGCGCCTGGCAGGTGGGCGTGGACCAGCTGGCCGCGGAGGACAGCGAGGTCGCGGAGTACGTCCAGACGCTGGAGGAGGCCCGGGACACCGCCGAACTGCCTGAGGCGACGGGCGAGGCGATCGCCCGCGAGTTCGAGCGGTATCTGCGGCGCCGGGACGGCGGCGGCCCGTCGTCGGGCGGTCACGCGACGGCGGACGGCGGCGAGGGCGGTCCGTACCGGAAGGACGGCCCCGGCGGCCGTACGCGTCCGCCGAAGCCGCCGAGGCCGGAGGCCGAGGCGGACGATGCCGATGGCGCCGACGACGGGCAGTCGTCGGAGGACTGA
- a CDS encoding ferritin-like domain-containing protein → MLSPRSLFQEILDHDESFRLFCSIAASGEAQGGWENGRIAALVPAGEQGLAPKIARHGADEDKHGRIFRALLRKRGLEPVPVPPEADYTMLLERQGIGLAHDRLRSDVPLTVRDVVVYLAHSRVTEQRASEQMNLLRRYFAGHPDVGRAVTVIARDEDNHLAYCQEELLRMAAAGHGRVIQRTLRACALAEIRVHRDVSLAVMARMGALLGWSRARSALLAAGIHAVYAYERLAGWRRMVTLSMPQRRDALGGAAAPAAECV, encoded by the coding sequence ATGCTTTCGCCCAGGAGCCTGTTCCAGGAGATCCTCGACCACGACGAGTCGTTCCGGCTGTTCTGCTCGATCGCGGCCTCCGGGGAGGCACAGGGCGGCTGGGAGAACGGGCGCATCGCCGCCCTCGTGCCGGCCGGCGAGCAGGGCCTCGCCCCGAAGATCGCCCGTCACGGGGCCGACGAGGACAAGCACGGGCGGATCTTCCGCGCCCTGCTGAGGAAACGCGGCCTGGAACCCGTCCCCGTACCACCGGAGGCGGACTACACCATGCTCCTGGAGAGGCAGGGCATCGGACTCGCGCACGACAGGCTGAGGTCCGACGTCCCGCTCACCGTACGGGACGTCGTCGTCTACCTCGCGCACAGCCGGGTCACCGAACAGCGCGCCTCCGAGCAGATGAACCTGCTGCGCCGGTACTTCGCCGGCCACCCCGACGTCGGCCGCGCCGTGACGGTGATCGCCCGCGACGAGGACAACCATCTCGCCTACTGCCAGGAGGAACTGCTGCGCATGGCGGCCGCCGGGCACGGCCGGGTCATCCAGCGGACGCTGCGCGCGTGCGCGCTCGCCGAGATCCGCGTGCACCGCGACGTGAGCCTCGCGGTCATGGCCCGCATGGGCGCCCTCCTCGGCTGGTCGAGGGCGAGGTCGGCGCTCCTGGCGGCCGGCATCCACGCCGTCTACGCCTACGAGCGGCTCGCCGGCTGGCGGCGGATGGTGACCCTGTCCATGCCGCAGCGGCGCGACGCCCTGGGCGGCGCCGCGGCGCCGGCCGCCGAGTGCGTCTGA
- the corA gene encoding magnesium/cobalt transporter CorA: protein MIVDCAIYRDGHRGEGPQDFSDALADARAAGGFVWVGLHEPSEKEFDQVSEEFALHPLAVEDALKAHQRPKLEVYDDSLFVVLKPVMYEPRSDAVSTGEIMIFLGDSFVVTVRHGEGDGLAVVRHRLEQEPEMLGKGPTAVLYAIADSVVDHYLDVATELQTDLEELETEVFTPERGGSRHTASRIYTFKRQITEFRRATGPLALPMSRLGGTTTGSFAATVPFVNERARPFFRDVSDHLTRVNESVEGLDRLVSDILSAHLAQISVQQNDDMRKISAWAAMAAIPTMIAGIYGMNFDHMPELHWIWSYPAVIALMAVLEVLLYRLLKRRGWL from the coding sequence GTGATCGTCGACTGTGCCATCTACCGTGACGGGCACCGCGGGGAGGGTCCGCAGGACTTCTCCGACGCCCTGGCCGACGCGCGGGCGGCCGGGGGCTTTGTGTGGGTGGGGCTCCACGAGCCGAGCGAGAAGGAGTTCGATCAGGTCAGCGAGGAGTTCGCGCTGCATCCGCTGGCGGTCGAGGACGCTTTGAAGGCTCATCAGCGGCCCAAGCTCGAGGTGTACGACGACTCGCTGTTCGTGGTGCTGAAGCCGGTGATGTACGAGCCGCGCAGCGACGCGGTCTCCACCGGCGAGATCATGATCTTCCTCGGTGACTCGTTCGTCGTGACGGTCCGCCACGGCGAGGGCGACGGGCTGGCCGTCGTACGGCACCGGCTGGAGCAGGAGCCGGAGATGCTCGGCAAGGGGCCCACCGCCGTGCTGTACGCGATCGCCGACAGCGTCGTCGACCACTACCTGGACGTGGCGACCGAGCTGCAGACGGACCTGGAGGAGCTGGAGACGGAGGTCTTCACCCCGGAGCGGGGCGGCTCGCGGCACACCGCCTCCCGGATCTACACCTTCAAGCGCCAGATCACGGAGTTCCGGCGTGCGACGGGCCCGCTGGCGCTGCCCATGTCCCGCCTCGGCGGCACCACCACCGGCAGCTTCGCCGCGACCGTCCCCTTCGTGAACGAGCGGGCGCGACCCTTCTTCCGCGACGTCAGCGACCACCTGACCCGGGTGAACGAGTCCGTGGAGGGCCTGGACCGCCTGGTCTCGGACATCCTGTCGGCGCATCTGGCGCAGATCAGCGTCCAGCAGAACGACGACATGCGGAAGATCTCCGCGTGGGCGGCCATGGCCGCGATCCCCACGATGATCGCCGGCATCTACGGCATGAACTTCGACCACATGCCGGAGCTGCACTGGATCTGGTCGTACCCGGCGGTGATCGCGCTGATGGCCGTGCTGGAGGTGCTGCTGTACCGGCTGCTCAAACGCCGGGGCTGGCTGTGA
- a CDS encoding aldo/keto reductase, translating into MEQRHLGRTGLRVSRIGLGTLTWGRDTDEHDAADMLKTFWEAGGTLVDTADVYGDGEAEYLLGRLMEGLVPRRDLVISTKAGSVPDPDRRFDGSRGHLLAALDASLTRLGTDYVDVWHVHAYDPCTPVEETLHAVDLAVSSGRVRYAGVSNFCGWQLAKAATWQLAAPGARTRLASTQMEYSLLQRGVEREVLPAALDLGIGLLPSSPLGRGVLTGKYRGATPPDSRGASEHLAPFVAPYLDDTASRIVDAVTTAADGLAVTPLQVALAWVRDRPGVAAPIVGARTAQQLTAALSVEALSLPDEICRALDDVSAPLHRYPDHDWSTL; encoded by the coding sequence ATGGAGCAGAGGCATCTCGGCCGTACGGGCCTTCGTGTGTCCCGCATCGGCCTCGGCACCCTCACCTGGGGCCGGGACACCGACGAGCACGACGCCGCGGACATGCTGAAGACGTTCTGGGAAGCGGGCGGCACCCTCGTCGACACCGCGGACGTGTACGGCGACGGAGAGGCCGAGTACCTCCTCGGGCGGCTCATGGAAGGCCTGGTGCCCCGCCGTGACCTGGTGATCTCCACGAAGGCGGGCAGCGTCCCGGACCCGGACCGCCGCTTCGACGGCTCCCGCGGCCATCTGCTCGCGGCCCTGGACGCCTCGCTGACCCGCCTCGGCACGGACTACGTCGACGTGTGGCACGTCCACGCCTACGACCCCTGCACCCCGGTGGAGGAGACCCTGCACGCGGTCGACCTGGCCGTCAGCAGCGGCCGGGTGCGCTATGCGGGAGTCTCCAACTTCTGCGGCTGGCAGCTCGCAAAGGCGGCGACCTGGCAGCTCGCCGCCCCGGGGGCCCGGACCCGGCTGGCGAGCACGCAGATGGAGTACTCGCTGCTGCAGCGGGGCGTCGAACGCGAGGTGCTGCCGGCCGCGCTCGACCTGGGCATCGGCCTGCTGCCCTCGTCCCCGCTCGGGCGCGGGGTGCTGACCGGCAAGTACCGGGGCGCGACGCCCCCGGACTCGCGCGGCGCGTCCGAGCACTTGGCGCCGTTCGTCGCGCCGTACCTCGACGACACCGCGAGCCGCATCGTCGACGCGGTGACGACGGCGGCCGACGGACTGGCGGTGACCCCGCTCCAGGTCGCTCTCGCCTGGGTGCGGGACCGGCCCGGCGTGGCCGCCCCGATCGTCGGCGCGCGCACCGCGCAGCAGCTCACGGCGGCACTGTCAGTGGAGGCGCTTAGTCTTCCTGACGAGATCTGCCGGGCGCTCGACGACGTGTCGGCGCCCCTGCACCGCTATCCCGATCACGACTGGAGCACGCTGTGA
- a CDS encoding DUF3090 domain-containing protein: protein MSRQVFLYDPPDRFVAGTVGLPGRRTFFLQATAGSRVTSVALEKTQVAALAERMDELLDEVVRRSGGNAAVPAVAPAEISDTGPLDTPIEEEFRVGTMALAWDGEDQRMIVEAQALVELDADSEEDLAEAEERLLQDEENGPPMLRVRLTGAQARAFAKRALDVVNAGRPPCPLCSLPLDPEGHVCPRQNGYRRGA from the coding sequence GTGTCCCGTCAGGTGTTCCTCTACGACCCGCCGGACCGCTTCGTGGCCGGCACGGTCGGACTGCCCGGGCGCCGTACGTTCTTCCTCCAGGCCACCGCCGGCTCCCGGGTGACCAGCGTGGCCCTGGAGAAGACCCAGGTCGCCGCGCTCGCCGAGCGCATGGACGAGCTGCTCGACGAGGTCGTGCGCCGCAGCGGCGGCAACGCCGCCGTGCCCGCCGTGGCCCCCGCCGAGATCTCCGACACCGGCCCCCTGGACACCCCCATCGAGGAGGAGTTCCGGGTCGGCACCATGGCGCTCGCCTGGGACGGCGAGGACCAGCGCATGATCGTCGAGGCGCAGGCCCTCGTCGAGCTCGACGCCGACTCCGAGGAGGACCTCGCCGAGGCCGAGGAGCGGCTGCTGCAGGACGAGGAGAACGGTCCCCCGATGCTGCGGGTCCGGCTCACCGGCGCGCAGGCGAGGGCCTTCGCCAAGCGCGCCCTGGACGTCGTCAACGCCGGGCGGCCGCCGTGCCCGCTGTGCAGCCTCCCGCTCGACCCGGAAGGACACGTATGTCCGCGCCAGAACGGATACCGCCGCGGGGCGTGA
- a CDS encoding histidine phosphatase family protein, whose translation MPTLILVRHGRSTANTAGLLAGRTPGVALDERGTAQAAALPGRLAALPIAEVVTSPLQRCLETVRPLLDARPELTAHTDERIGECHYGDWSGRKLAELKDEPLMEVVQAHPSAAAFPGGESMRAMQTRAAEAVREWNARVERDHGADAVYVMCSHGDIIKSLVADALGLHLDLFQRISVEPCSVTAIRYTRLRPFLVRLGDTGDLASLAPREEPAGDDAPVGGGAGAP comes from the coding sequence ATGCCCACGCTGATCCTCGTCAGGCACGGACGTTCCACCGCCAACACCGCCGGACTGCTGGCCGGCCGGACCCCGGGCGTCGCACTCGACGAACGGGGGACCGCGCAGGCCGCCGCGCTGCCCGGGCGGCTCGCCGCCCTGCCGATCGCCGAGGTCGTCACCAGCCCCCTCCAGCGCTGCCTGGAGACCGTGCGTCCGCTCCTGGACGCCAGGCCGGAGCTGACCGCGCACACCGACGAGCGGATCGGGGAGTGCCACTACGGCGACTGGTCCGGCCGCAAGCTCGCCGAGCTCAAGGACGAGCCGCTGATGGAGGTGGTGCAGGCGCACCCGTCGGCGGCGGCGTTCCCCGGCGGCGAGTCCATGCGCGCGATGCAGACCCGCGCCGCCGAGGCGGTGCGCGAGTGGAACGCGCGCGTGGAGCGCGACCACGGAGCGGACGCCGTGTACGTGATGTGCTCCCACGGTGACATCATCAAGTCCCTCGTCGCGGACGCGCTAGGACTTCACCTCGACCTCTTCCAGCGGATCTCCGTCGAACCCTGTTCGGTCACCGCGATCCGTTACACCCGGCTGCGGCCGTTCCTCGTGCGGCTCGGAGACACCGGTGATCTCGCGTCCCTGGCGCCCCGCGAGGAGCCGGCCGGCGACGACGCACCGGTCGGGGGCGGCGCGGGCGCACCGTGA
- the mshC gene encoding cysteine--1-D-myo-inosityl 2-amino-2-deoxy-alpha-D-glucopyranoside ligase, producing MHAWPASEVPALPGQGRDLRIHDTATGGLVTLDPGPVARIYVCGITPYDATHMGHAATYNAFDLVQRVWLDTKRQVHYVQNVTDVDDPLLERAQRDDVDWVSLAERETALFREDMTALRMLPPRHYIGAVEAIPGIVPLVERLRDLGAAYELEGDVYFSVESDPNFGKVSRLDAAAMRLLSAERGGDPDRPGKKNPLDPILWLAARDGEPSWDGGSLGRGRPGWHIECVAIALDHLGMGFDVQGGGSDLAFPHHEMGASHAQVLTGEFPMAKAYVHAGMVALDGEKMSKSKGNLVFVSRLRRDGVDPAAIRLALLAHHYRSDWEWTDQVLQDAVARLDRWRSAVSRPDGPSADALVEEIRDALADDLNAPAALAAVDRWAALQQERGGTDTGAPGLVSRAVDALLGVAL from the coding sequence ATGCATGCCTGGCCCGCTTCCGAGGTCCCCGCCCTGCCTGGTCAGGGCCGCGACCTGAGGATCCACGACACCGCGACCGGCGGCCTCGTCACCCTCGACCCCGGTCCCGTCGCCCGTATCTACGTCTGCGGCATCACCCCGTACGACGCGACCCACATGGGTCACGCGGCGACCTACAACGCGTTCGACCTCGTCCAGCGCGTGTGGCTCGACACCAAGCGGCAGGTGCACTACGTCCAGAACGTGACCGACGTCGACGACCCCCTGCTGGAGCGGGCGCAGCGCGACGACGTCGACTGGGTGTCACTGGCCGAGCGGGAGACGGCCCTCTTCCGCGAGGACATGACCGCCCTGCGGATGCTGCCCCCGCGGCACTACATAGGCGCCGTGGAGGCGATACCCGGCATCGTCCCGCTGGTCGAACGGCTGCGGGACCTGGGAGCGGCGTACGAACTCGAAGGGGACGTCTACTTCTCCGTCGAATCCGACCCGAACTTCGGCAAGGTCTCCCGCCTCGACGCCGCCGCGATGCGGCTGCTGTCCGCCGAGCGCGGCGGCGACCCGGACCGCCCCGGCAAGAAGAACCCGCTCGACCCGATCCTCTGGCTGGCCGCCCGGGACGGCGAGCCCAGCTGGGACGGCGGCTCCCTCGGCCGCGGCCGGCCCGGCTGGCACATCGAGTGCGTGGCCATCGCCCTCGACCACCTCGGCATGGGCTTCGACGTGCAGGGTGGCGGCTCCGACCTCGCCTTCCCGCACCACGAGATGGGCGCCTCGCACGCGCAGGTGCTGACCGGCGAGTTCCCCATGGCCAAGGCCTATGTGCACGCCGGCATGGTCGCCCTGGACGGCGAGAAGATGTCCAAGTCCAAGGGCAACCTGGTCTTCGTCTCGCGGCTGCGGCGCGACGGCGTCGATCCCGCCGCCATCCGGCTCGCGCTGCTGGCCCACCACTACCGCTCCGACTGGGAGTGGACCGACCAGGTGCTCCAGGACGCCGTCGCGCGCCTGGACCGCTGGCGCTCGGCCGTCTCCCGGCCCGACGGGCCCTCCGCCGACGCCCTGGTCGAGGAGATCCGCGACGCCCTCGCCGACGACCTGAACGCCCCCGCGGCGCTCGCCGCGGTCGACCGCTGGGCGGCGCTCCAGCAGGAGCGGGGCGGCACGGACACGGGCGCCCCCGGTCTCGTCTCCCGTGCCGTGGACGCCCTCCTCGGCGTGGCTCTCTGA